A DNA window from Delphinus delphis chromosome 6, mDelDel1.2, whole genome shotgun sequence contains the following coding sequences:
- the DMAC1 gene encoding distal membrane-arm assembly complex protein 1, whose protein sequence is MGSSVSQPLEPVKDVAPPEVASSANPVPVIAPGALTPPAEAPLFNNCWSCRVLSGSGLIGAGGYVYWVARKPMKLGYPPGPGTIAQMVFGISIACWGVVILSDPKGKAFRAG, encoded by the exons ATGGGTTCTTCCGTTTCCCAGCCACTTGAGCCAGTCAAGGACGTTGCGCCTCCTGAGGTCGCCTCCTCCGCCAACCCCGTGCCCGTCATTGCACCCGGAGCGCTGACCCCTCCAGCGGAAGCCCCTCTGTTTAATAACTGCTGGAGCTGTCGCGTGCTCTCCGGGTCCGGGCTGATAGGGGCGGGCGGGTACGTGTACTGGGTGGCACGGAAGCCCATGAAGCTGGGATACCCCCCGGGTCCAGGCACGATTGCGCAGATGGTCTTCGGCATCA GCATTGCTTGCTGGGGTGTCGTCATCCTGTCAGACCCCAAAGGGAAGGCCTTCCGCGCTGGTTGA